Proteins encoded within one genomic window of Chitinophagales bacterium:
- a CDS encoding T9SS type A sorting domain-containing protein: MKKLFLILIIPASLLNIAFAQSTINCMGGAAVLNGIIHEASIGEMSAVQTLSAGGVHITQGVLQKIEATPLSIENSGMLLEIDVFPNPTADLLSLQFNNSPYADIHIEIIDISGKKLIQRDEKIQSLNKVFSFDLSTYSDGVYLLNILANDGSARYSKISYQIVKR, translated from the coding sequence ATGAAAAAATTGTTTTTAATTCTTATAATTCCTGCTTCGCTTTTAAATATCGCATTTGCGCAGTCCACCATAAATTGTATGGGAGGAGCCGCTGTTCTCAACGGAATCATTCATGAGGCTAGCATAGGTGAAATGTCGGCCGTGCAGACCCTCTCAGCAGGGGGAGTTCATATAACACAAGGAGTTTTACAAAAAATAGAAGCTACTCCATTATCTATTGAAAATTCGGGTATGCTGCTAGAGATAGATGTTTTCCCTAATCCAACTGCTGATTTATTGAGTCTTCAATTTAATAATTCCCCGTATGCAGATATTCATATCGAAATTATTGACATCTCTGGCAAGAAACTCATTCAAAGAGATGAAAAAATTCAAAGCCTAAATAAAGTCTTTAGTTTTGATTTATCAACTTATTCTGATGGTGTTTATCTACTCAATATCCTAGCAAATGATGGCTCGGCTAGGTATAGTAAAATAAGCTACCAGATTGTAAAACGATAA
- a CDS encoding YceI family protein has protein sequence MKKLIILALVALAGYSAQAQAKMKKSPAQKSTTVATYEVDNNATSVLWTGKKVGGKHFGKIKVAQGSLTATGNQITNGSITIDMNSMTCDDIADAEYNGKLIGHLKNEDFFNTASHPEAKLDITKVTYKGKMAVVSGNLTIKGISQPISFNARIGNSGNQITANGKLVFDRTKYDIKYGSTLFGAAADKAIENNVSLDIVLVANKKG, from the coding sequence ATGAAAAAACTAATTATTCTAGCGCTAGTGGCTTTAGCAGGTTATTCCGCACAAGCACAAGCAAAAATGAAAAAATCACCTGCACAGAAATCTACGACAGTAGCTACCTATGAGGTGGACAATAATGCTACCTCGGTTTTATGGACTGGAAAAAAAGTAGGTGGAAAGCATTTCGGTAAGATAAAAGTAGCACAAGGTAGCCTGACAGCTACAGGCAATCAAATCACAAACGGTTCAATAACCATTGACATGAATTCTATGACATGTGATGATATAGCTGACGCAGAATACAATGGCAAATTGATTGGACATTTAAAAAATGAAGATTTTTTCAATACCGCTAGTCATCCTGAGGCTAAACTAGATATTACCAAAGTTACCTACAAAGGTAAAATGGCTGTAGTAAGTGGAAATTTGACAATCAAAGGTATCTCTCAGCCTATTAGCTTCAATGCTAGAATAGGCAATAGTGGAAATCAGATAACAGCAAATGGAAAATTAGTATTCGATAGAACGAAATATGACATCAAATACGGCTCTACGCTTTTTGGCGCTGCAGCGGATAAGGCCATTGAGAATAATGTAAGCCTAGATATCGTGTTAGTAGCCAATAAGAAAGGTTAG
- a CDS encoding S8 family serine peptidase translates to MRHFILYCLVIVLSYYAQGQNQIEKKEVPHIQRIKFHKTLSSIQYEYFKDKGVCFLEYMGRQTYLVDDPQHILDEYTSLIANISSVQPHEKFIRFSPSKYRSRYENFIVKIYSSRKISDLNAILSTYKILEIDSLAHTITIRANENEILELANQNSVQYIEADDMVSAPDGLLDLGNKRSTSISLNANYGMQFNGTGINVGIQDDGNVNDHVDFHNRLLKNVKDNNGAHADLCSGSIAAAGNRDPLGMGAAWGANLHVFKQSGYPLFTNSTIAQLYTDDSIYITSTSYSQICNEGYKTISANIDAQIRSRTSLMHVISAGNDGDKNCGYGAGNNWGTITGGHKAAKNCLTVGSVNSYDAMSGFSSRGPAKDGRLKPEVCADGEQVYTTGNRDNYNLAKGTSQSAPGVAGALAQLYHAYKSKTGNNAPSALIKAAIMNGCEDLHNNGPDFRTGYGRINVWRSWRMIDNNSYFTSSIGQGDSNIHTITLPANAKSLRIMLYYHDREASPNAAKDLVNDLNMRVVHSIGTLNPWVLNHSPNPATIDNPAVRGIDSMNNHEQVTLNDPPSGNYQIIVKGHDIPMGNQPYVVIYEVQMDEVRLIFPAGGEAMAPGSEHTFRWDASHNSGSFHLEISNSTGTSWTTISNNIAGDKRWYNYTIPAGVSYSGLYKCRISRNGVADTSNSFSIIHRPENIRLDWVCADSAKFCWDTVANVSQYKVYKLGTKYMDSLSVTGNSFFVAKNLNPNNEDWFSAQSMGANNAFSRRGYAVEKERGMFNCASQVDLKLAAVISPEGSISSCIKRDSLKLVLKIINNGMAVNSVPVSYYLNKNPIARDTINQTLQMNSEYIITLTKTIAAKSTGIDSMMIYLAHPADAYRANDTLYFLWNNVAAYSVSIPFVEEFDSYADADTAFDCNIDHILPAPWYNDLNPAQDDMDWRIRSGATPSTESGPNGDTTSASANGKYAFVQSGNCEDFVAKLNLGCINLDTAQNPYLTYFYSMNGNNMGEHRVEIFGNGKWNFDTVNRKVGYQGSAWKQHRIDLTPYKGQKIMLRWTAKVKGELGSDIAIDRISIRDSIYRDTLTLNRNPLAGGTVSGNGIYTRSSSVTVSAIANPNYTFIKWTENGNPVSTNASYTFTISGNRTLVANFTQIMDTILTSASPSIGGSTAGSGTLARGANATVTATANAGYTFTNWTENGNPVSTNASYTFTISGNRNLVANFTQNVVNYMVTTASSPSNGGTTTGSGSFANGASVTVNATANAGYTFANWSENGIIVSTNASFTFTIVTNRNLVANFIQNVVNYTVALSANPIQGGTMIGTGSYNSGTTVTIQATPNAGYVFQNWTENGTVMSTNSSYSFVLNNNRTLVANFRANTNSISSVAINKLELYPNPAQSIVQVNSQMPIKSISIHDVLGKKLKEILLDKQLLLYSINIDDLSKGIYLVCINTEEGSIQTKLIVEK, encoded by the coding sequence ATGAGACATTTTATTCTTTACTGCTTAGTCATAGTTTTGAGTTACTATGCACAAGGACAAAATCAAATAGAAAAAAAGGAAGTACCCCATATTCAGCGAATAAAATTTCACAAAACTTTGTCAAGTATTCAATATGAATACTTCAAAGATAAGGGAGTTTGCTTTTTAGAATATATGGGTCGACAAACGTATCTCGTGGATGACCCTCAACATATACTAGATGAGTACACTTCATTAATTGCAAATATCAGTTCCGTGCAACCTCATGAAAAATTTATACGCTTTAGTCCTTCAAAATATCGCTCCCGATACGAGAATTTTATCGTTAAAATCTATAGTTCGAGAAAAATTTCAGACTTAAATGCAATATTATCTACATACAAAATTTTAGAAATTGATAGTCTCGCTCATACCATAACAATTAGAGCTAATGAAAATGAAATTCTAGAATTGGCAAATCAAAATTCAGTACAATATATAGAAGCGGACGATATGGTATCTGCACCAGATGGTTTACTAGACCTTGGTAATAAACGCTCCACTTCTATTTCATTGAATGCTAATTATGGCATGCAATTCAATGGGACAGGAATTAACGTGGGTATTCAAGATGATGGCAATGTCAATGACCATGTCGATTTTCACAATAGATTATTGAAGAATGTCAAAGATAATAATGGCGCTCATGCCGATTTGTGTTCTGGCTCAATAGCTGCAGCAGGCAATCGAGACCCTCTAGGTATGGGAGCTGCATGGGGCGCAAATTTGCATGTGTTTAAGCAGAGTGGCTATCCACTTTTTACCAATTCTACGATAGCTCAATTATATACTGATGATAGTATTTATATTACGAGTACCTCTTATAGTCAGATTTGTAATGAGGGGTATAAAACTATTAGTGCCAATATCGATGCACAAATTCGCTCTCGAACATCCCTTATGCACGTTATATCCGCAGGGAACGATGGAGATAAAAACTGTGGGTATGGTGCAGGAAATAATTGGGGAACGATAACTGGAGGGCACAAGGCTGCCAAAAATTGTCTCACGGTAGGGAGTGTCAATTCTTACGATGCAATGAGCGGTTTTAGCAGTCGAGGACCTGCTAAAGATGGACGTTTGAAACCAGAAGTTTGCGCCGATGGGGAACAAGTCTATACCACAGGAAATAGGGATAACTACAATCTAGCCAAAGGCACCTCGCAATCTGCTCCTGGGGTAGCGGGAGCTTTGGCTCAACTGTACCATGCCTATAAATCCAAGACAGGGAATAATGCGCCATCAGCCCTTATCAAAGCAGCTATAATGAATGGCTGTGAAGATCTGCACAACAATGGTCCAGATTTCCGCACGGGATACGGTAGAATAAATGTATGGCGCTCTTGGCGAATGATCGATAACAATTCTTATTTCACGAGTAGTATTGGTCAGGGAGATTCTAATATTCACACGATTACACTTCCTGCCAATGCTAAATCGTTGCGAATAATGCTGTATTATCATGACAGGGAAGCCTCACCCAATGCTGCTAAAGACTTGGTCAATGACCTCAACATGCGGGTGGTTCATAGCATAGGAACCTTAAATCCATGGGTGCTTAATCATTCGCCTAATCCTGCTACAATAGACAATCCAGCGGTAAGAGGCATCGATTCGATGAACAATCACGAGCAAGTAACCTTAAATGATCCACCATCTGGAAATTATCAAATCATCGTCAAAGGACATGACATCCCGATGGGGAACCAACCTTATGTGGTTATCTACGAAGTACAAATGGATGAGGTGCGATTGATTTTTCCTGCTGGAGGCGAGGCCATGGCTCCGGGTTCTGAGCACACATTTCGATGGGATGCATCGCACAATTCAGGTAGTTTTCATCTGGAAATTTCTAACTCAACAGGGACTAGCTGGACTACTATCAGTAATAACATAGCAGGAGATAAGCGATGGTACAATTATACTATTCCAGCAGGAGTATCATATAGCGGTTTATACAAATGTAGAATTTCTAGAAATGGGGTCGCAGATACGAGCAATTCTTTCTCTATAATTCATAGACCAGAAAATATCCGACTCGATTGGGTATGTGCAGACTCTGCTAAATTCTGTTGGGACACTGTCGCCAATGTCAGCCAATACAAAGTATATAAGCTCGGCACAAAATATATGGATTCTCTTTCTGTTACAGGGAATAGTTTTTTTGTAGCTAAAAACCTTAATCCGAACAACGAAGATTGGTTTAGTGCACAATCTATGGGAGCTAATAACGCATTTAGTCGCCGAGGGTATGCTGTAGAGAAAGAACGAGGAATGTTTAACTGTGCATCTCAAGTAGATCTAAAATTAGCAGCAGTCATAAGTCCTGAAGGTAGTATTTCTAGCTGTATCAAACGAGATAGTTTAAAACTAGTTTTGAAAATTATAAATAATGGAATGGCCGTTAACTCGGTTCCTGTATCCTATTATCTAAATAAAAACCCTATAGCTAGAGATACTATCAACCAAACATTACAGATGAATTCAGAATATATCATCACACTCACTAAGACGATAGCTGCTAAGTCCACAGGAATTGACTCAATGATGATATACCTCGCTCATCCTGCCGATGCCTATAGAGCCAATGATACCCTATATTTTCTTTGGAATAATGTAGCGGCGTATAGTGTGTCTATTCCTTTTGTAGAAGAGTTTGATAGCTATGCCGATGCAGATACTGCTTTCGATTGTAACATAGATCATATCCTGCCAGCTCCCTGGTACAATGACCTCAATCCTGCCCAAGACGATATGGATTGGCGAATAAGGAGTGGAGCTACTCCGTCCACAGAATCAGGACCCAACGGTGATACTACTTCAGCCTCAGCTAATGGAAAATACGCTTTTGTACAATCAGGAAATTGTGAAGATTTTGTAGCCAAACTCAATCTGGGGTGCATCAATCTCGATACAGCACAAAATCCTTATCTTACATATTTCTATTCTATGAATGGAAACAATATGGGCGAACACCGGGTAGAAATTTTCGGAAATGGAAAATGGAATTTTGATACTGTAAATCGCAAAGTTGGATATCAAGGATCTGCTTGGAAACAACACCGAATTGATTTGACTCCATACAAAGGGCAGAAAATTATGCTCCGATGGACTGCCAAAGTAAAAGGGGAGTTGGGGTCAGATATCGCTATTGATAGAATAAGCATTCGAGATAGTATTTATCGAGATACCCTAACCCTCAATCGCAATCCTCTAGCTGGAGGCACAGTATCAGGAAATGGTATCTATACTAGAAGTTCGAGCGTTACAGTTTCAGCTATTGCCAATCCCAATTATACTTTTATCAAGTGGACAGAAAACGGTAATCCTGTAAGCACCAATGCTAGCTATACATTTACGATTAGTGGAAATAGAACATTGGTGGCAAATTTCACTCAAATTATGGACACTATTCTCACATCAGCAAGCCCAAGCATAGGAGGCAGCACAGCGGGTAGTGGTACTTTGGCAAGAGGCGCGAACGCAACGGTAACAGCTACCGCTAATGCAGGTTATACCTTTACCAACTGGACGGAAAATGGAAATCCTGTTAGCACTAATGCTAGCTATACATTTACGATTAGTGGAAATAGAAATTTAGTAGCAAACTTCACTCAGAATGTCGTAAATTATATGGTAACGACAGCATCTAGCCCTAGTAACGGCGGTACAACAACAGGAAGTGGCAGTTTTGCAAATGGCGCTAGCGTTACAGTAAATGCTACTGCTAATGCAGGCTATACATTTGCTAACTGGTCAGAAAATGGAATCATAGTATCCACAAATGCCTCTTTCACTTTTACCATTGTCACTAATCGCAATTTGGTTGCTAACTTTATACAGAATGTTGTGAACTATACTGTCGCTTTGTCTGCTAATCCAATTCAAGGAGGCACTATGATAGGAACGGGTTCTTACAATAGTGGCACTACCGTAACTATTCAAGCAACACCAAATGCTGGCTATGTATTTCAAAATTGGACAGAAAATGGAACGGTAATGAGTACCAATTCTTCGTATTCCTTTGTTCTCAATAATAACAGAACTCTTGTCGCAAATTTCAGAGCCAACACAAATTCTATTTCATCTGTTGCAATAAATAAATTAGAATTATATCCTAACCCTGCACAATCTATTGTCCAAGTAAATTCGCAAATGCCTATAAAGTCAATATCCATCCATGATGTACTAGGCAAAAAGCTAAAAGAAATCTTATTAGATAAACAACTATTACTTTATAGCATAAATATTGACGATTTGAGTAAGGGCATATACTTAGTTTGCATTAATACAGAAGAAGGAAGCATCCAAACAAAGTTAATCGTTGAAAAATAA